One stretch of Macrobrachium nipponense isolate FS-2020 chromosome 16, ASM1510439v2, whole genome shotgun sequence DNA includes these proteins:
- the LOC135195302 gene encoding uncharacterized protein LOC135195302 translates to MSLQWYDVLLFNNSTTSILCDITGSPHQWIWQSLRHHIFDIVHGLAHPSGLSTATLLKKRFIWHDIIYQKMQRIQHHTNSGLGPLLRSKMHRYHSQCFTRWPEAAPMKDASVAACASAFLSPWVSQFGIHNHITFDKGTTFMLKLWTSLTCFLGNQLHHTTASHSESNGMFKRFHSP, encoded by the coding sequence ATGTCTCTGCAATGGTATGATGTCCTCCTCTTCAACAATAGCACCACCTCTATCCTCTGTGATATCACTGGCAGCCCACACCAATGGATCTGGCAGTCACTTAGACATCACATCTTCGACATTGTCCATGGTTTGGCACACCCTTCAGGATTATCTACAGCCACCCTCCTGAAGAAGCGCTTTATCTGGCATGACATAATTTATCAAAAGATGCAAAGAATCCAGCATCACACAAATTCAGGTTTAGGACCCCTCCTGCGCTCCAAAATGCATCGCTACCACTCACAATGCTTTACGAGATGGCCCGAAGCCGCCCCTATGAAGGATGCATCAGTAGCAGCGTGTGCCAGTGCTTTCCTCTCACCATGGGTTTCCCAATTCGGCATACACAACCACATCACCTTTGACAAAGGCACTACTTTCATGTTGAAGCTCTGGACATCCTTAACCTGCTTCCTTGGCAACCAGTTGCATCACACAACCGCCTCCCATTCTGAGTCTAATGGCATGTTCAAAAGGTTCCATAGCCCTTGA